The following coding sequences are from one Aliarcobacter skirrowii CCUG 10374 window:
- a CDS encoding carbonic anhydrase, producing MQINDLIKGNKKFREVRFSKYEADLKQLADTGQHPEILFIGCSDSRVTPDLVLDTKPGDMFILRNVGNFVPPYNPDEDFHGTSAVIEYAVNILNVKHIIVCGHSHCGACKSLYQDLGDSPDLVNIKKWLELGKKAKEYTLLATLNKNDKEQIYRTTEKVSIVYQMENLLTFPYIVQKIKEGKLQIHGWYYKIEDGNIEYYDGNDCSFKPIQEYQNESTTN from the coding sequence ATGCAGATAAATGATTTAATAAAGGGTAATAAAAAATTTAGAGAAGTTAGATTTTCTAAATATGAAGCAGATTTAAAACAGCTTGCAGACACAGGACAGCATCCAGAGATTTTATTTATTGGTTGTAGCGATAGTAGAGTGACACCTGATTTGGTTCTTGATACAAAACCAGGTGATATGTTTATTTTAAGAAATGTTGGAAATTTTGTGCCACCTTATAATCCTGATGAGGATTTTCATGGAACAAGTGCTGTTATTGAATATGCTGTAAATATTTTAAATGTAAAACATATTATAGTTTGTGGACACTCTCATTGTGGAGCTTGTAAGAGTCTATATCAAGATTTAGGAGATTCTCCTGATTTAGTAAATATTAAAAAGTGGTTAGAGCTTGGGAAAAAAGCCAAAGAGTACACACTTTTAGCAACTTTAAACAAAAATGATAAAGAACAAATTTACAGAACAACAGAGAAGGTTTCAATTGTATATCAAATGGAAAACCTTTTAACATTTCCCTATATTGTACAAAAAATAAAAGAGGGAAAACTTCAAATTCATGGTTGGTATTACAAAATTGAAGATGGTAATATAGAGTATTATGATGGAAATGATTGTTCTTTTAAACCAATACAAGAGTATCAAAATGAATCAACAACAAACTAG
- the mqnE gene encoding aminofutalosine synthase MqnE, whose product MTLEEKLEKNIRLDFEDGVKLYDLDVITLGYYANKIREQKHQKKTYFNINRHINPTNICKDVCQFCAYSATRKNPNQYTLTHEEMIQTVRDSSKNGIKEVHIVSAHNPHTGLQWYMDIFKKIKKEFPSIHIKALTAAEIHFLSSEYNLSYEELIDTMIQSGVDSMPGGGAEIFDEKIRKRICGGKVSSEDWLKIHELWHKRGKKSNATMLFGHIESKEHRVDHILRLRELQDKTGGFNAFIPLVFQTENNYLKVKEPITANEILKTYAISRLLLDNIPNIKAYWATSTVKLALIAQEFGANDVDGTIEKESIQSAAGAASKNGVSVGEFIDLIKNSGFIPVERDSIYNELKIY is encoded by the coding sequence ATGACTTTAGAAGAGAAATTAGAGAAAAATATTAGATTAGATTTTGAAGATGGGGTAAAACTTTATGATTTGGATGTTATTACTTTAGGGTATTATGCAAATAAAATAAGAGAGCAAAAACATCAAAAAAAAACATATTTTAATATAAATAGGCACATTAACCCAACAAATATCTGTAAAGATGTTTGCCAATTTTGTGCATATAGTGCTACAAGAAAAAATCCAAATCAATATACTCTAACTCATGAAGAGATGATACAAACTGTTAGAGACTCATCAAAAAATGGAATTAAAGAGGTTCATATAGTTTCAGCGCACAATCCTCACACTGGACTACAGTGGTACATGGATATTTTTAAAAAAATAAAAAAAGAGTTTCCATCAATTCACATAAAAGCCTTAACAGCAGCTGAAATTCATTTTTTAAGTAGTGAATACAACTTAAGCTATGAAGAGCTTATTGATACTATGATTCAAAGTGGTGTTGACTCTATGCCAGGTGGTGGAGCTGAAATTTTTGATGAGAAGATTAGAAAAAGAATTTGTGGTGGAAAGGTTAGTAGTGAAGATTGGTTGAAAATTCATGAACTTTGGCACAAAAGAGGTAAAAAAAGTAATGCAACAATGCTTTTTGGACATATAGAATCTAAAGAGCATAGAGTTGACCATATTTTAAGATTAAGAGAGCTTCAAGACAAAACAGGTGGTTTTAATGCATTTATTCCTCTTGTATTTCAAACAGAAAATAACTACTTAAAAGTAAAAGAACCAATAACTGCAAATGAGATTTTAAAAACCTATGCAATATCAAGACTACTTCTTGATAATATTCCAAATATAAAAGCATATTGGGCAACTTCAACAGTAAAATTAGCACTTATTGCTCAAGAGTTTGGTGCAAATGATGTTGATGGAACTATTGAAAAAGAGTCAATTCAAAGTGCAGCTGGAGCTGCTAGTAAAAATGGGGTTTCTGTAGGTGAATTTATTGATTTAATAAAAAACTCTGGATTTATACCAGTTGAAAGAGATAGTATTTATAATGAGTTAAAAATATATTAA
- a CDS encoding lysophospholipid acyltransferase family protein, giving the protein MWKKFKKRFAPKILYYLVKFIYATNKKVYHHPNDDKEPFIISMWHADLMSQPYNYFAFKKNGIVKAMISENRDGEIISKLVENFNIGSIRGSSSKGAAKVLISALKELKNGNDIAITPDGPRGPRYSIADGIVAIAQKSGKKIRCFNAIPTKYWQFNSWDKFILPKPFGRIDFYISEPFSVDNLELDEAKKVIKDKMLIHSLD; this is encoded by the coding sequence ATGTGGAAAAAATTTAAAAAAAGATTTGCTCCTAAAATTTTATATTATTTAGTAAAGTTTATATATGCTACAAACAAAAAAGTTTATCACCATCCAAATGATGATAAAGAACCTTTTATAATTTCAATGTGGCATGCAGATTTGATGTCACAACCATATAATTACTTTGCATTTAAAAAAAATGGTATTGTAAAGGCTATGATTAGTGAAAATAGAGATGGTGAAATTATTTCTAAATTGGTTGAAAACTTTAATATAGGTTCTATTAGAGGATCATCTTCAAAAGGTGCAGCTAAAGTCTTAATAAGTGCATTAAAAGAGTTAAAAAATGGAAACGATATAGCAATTACTCCTGATGGTCCAAGAGGTCCTAGATACAGTATTGCAGATGGTATTGTTGCGATTGCACAAAAAAGTGGAAAAAAGATTAGATGTTTTAATGCGATTCCTACAAAGTATTGGCAATTTAACTCATGGGATAAATTTATTCTTCCAAAACCTTTTGGTAGGATTGATTTTTATATAAGCGAACCCTTTAGTGTAGATAATTTGGAGCTAGATGAAGCAAAAAAAGTTATAAAAGATAAGATGTTAATTCACTCTTTAGATTAA
- the miaB gene encoding tRNA (N6-isopentenyl adenosine(37)-C2)-methylthiotransferase MiaB: MSKKLFIQTLGCQMNDTDSKHIQAELEKHKGYTATQNIEDADLIIINTCSVREKPVQKLFSEIGQFNKKKKEGAKIGVCGCTASHLGQDIIKRAPYVDFVLGARNISKIKDVVDIKGAVEISIENDDSQYDFATPKTNNYRTSVNISVGCDKECTYCIVPSTRGEEISIPPFMIVSQIQKAVDNGAVEVMLLGQNVNSYGKRFSNSSDKYSFTKLLQDISKIEKLKRIRFTSPHPLHMDDEFIEEFARNPKISKCIHMPLQSGSNSILKAMKRGYTKEWFLNRAFRLRELIPELRITTDIIVAFPGESDEDFSDTIDVVNQVKFDQIFNFKYSARPNTKALALKDIEVSDEVGSARLEELIELHKRHLEQTMPKMVGETVNVLIESLKPNGEVSGYTDNYFLVFAKGSDELLGKFVDVKITEATRTSLKGEVVA; encoded by the coding sequence AACATAAAGGTTATACAGCTACACAAAATATTGAAGATGCAGATTTAATAATCATAAACACTTGCTCTGTTAGAGAAAAACCTGTTCAAAAACTTTTTTCTGAAATTGGACAATTTAACAAAAAGAAAAAAGAGGGTGCTAAAATTGGAGTTTGTGGATGTACTGCATCGCATTTAGGTCAAGATATAATAAAAAGAGCACCATATGTAGATTTTGTATTAGGAGCTAGAAATATATCAAAAATCAAAGATGTAGTTGATATAAAAGGTGCCGTTGAAATTAGTATTGAAAATGATGATTCACAATATGATTTTGCAACACCAAAAACAAATAATTATAGAACAAGTGTTAATATATCTGTTGGTTGTGACAAAGAGTGTACATATTGTATAGTTCCAAGCACAAGAGGAGAAGAGATATCTATTCCTCCTTTTATGATAGTTTCACAAATACAAAAAGCTGTTGATAATGGTGCTGTTGAAGTTATGCTTTTGGGACAAAATGTAAACTCTTATGGAAAAAGATTTAGTAATAGCTCAGATAAATATAGTTTTACAAAACTTCTCCAAGATATTTCAAAAATAGAGAAACTTAAAAGAATAAGATTTACATCTCCTCATCCTTTACATATGGATGATGAGTTTATAGAGGAGTTTGCAAGAAATCCTAAAATTTCAAAATGTATTCATATGCCACTTCAAAGTGGTTCAAACTCTATTTTAAAAGCTATGAAAAGAGGATATACAAAAGAGTGGTTTTTAAATAGAGCATTTAGATTAAGAGAGCTTATTCCAGAACTTAGAATTACAACAGATATTATTGTCGCTTTCCCAGGTGAGAGTGATGAGGATTTTAGTGATACTATTGATGTTGTAAATCAAGTTAAATTTGATCAAATATTTAACTTTAAATACTCAGCACGGCCAAACACAAAAGCACTTGCTTTAAAAGATATTGAAGTTTCTGATGAGGTTGGAAGTGCAAGACTTGAAGAGTTAATAGAGCTTCATAAAAGACATTTAGAACAAACTATGCCAAAAATGGTTGGAGAGACTGTAAATGTTTTAATTGAGAGTCTAAAACCAAATGGTGAAGTAAGTGGATATACAGATAACTACTTTTTAGTTTTTGCAAAAGGAAGTGATGAGCTTTTAGGTAAGTTTGTAGATGTAAAAATAACAGAAGCAACAAGAACATCACTAAAAGGAGAAGTTGTAGCATAA